Proteins encoded in a region of the Novibacillus thermophilus genome:
- a CDS encoding sensor histidine kinase yields MLKAGVFVVLKLLSRFNTIKNKILFSYVLLLIIPLSLVAMVNYIKSANILEEKAVEQFDTVSQLANQQFDQFFIDIDNLSKNIFQSSVVQRHLTQPFVPSNEYYRGEVEISAFLKRICDLKPDISSIVIYGSNNRNYYYHPKRRWNSSYDGTQEQWYQEAVAKDGAWVLSGPREDRQLYNKFDKRPEQVVTFSRVIKNLKTLDPIGVLAINVEIETLEHLTGVDTGENNLVILDKEGKPVVASEELSKWENRDELLQVSTVSPVTGWTSTYFADKTELVKKSKHIRNFMIGLTVLLLVMALFLANYISSGIVKPLSRLKLKMKDVEKGNFNSWQAVPVSQRDEVGELTQGFNHMVEQIEALVNEIQERERQKRETELSALQARINPHFMYNTLNGMRWMALMEGNQRLAELISSFVYLLKFSAKNQDNLITLEHETRLLKYYVDLMKMRHEPFEFRIRMGECMNDHKVVPFLLQPIVENAIFHGIAPLKRKGNIDVDLYVQDGMNVAVVRDDGVGMEQKQTESLLSDEQKDGHGEHFNKIGLKNVCDRLRLQFGSPASLDVTSKPGCGTEVRVIWPITVRK; encoded by the coding sequence ATGCTGAAGGCAGGAGTGTTTGTCGTGTTAAAGCTCCTTTCTCGGTTCAATACGATCAAGAATAAAATTTTGTTTAGCTATGTCCTTCTATTAATCATTCCTTTGTCTTTAGTTGCAATGGTGAATTATATTAAAAGCGCTAACATTTTAGAAGAAAAGGCGGTTGAACAGTTTGACACCGTATCTCAACTGGCCAATCAGCAGTTCGATCAATTTTTTATAGATATCGATAATCTTTCTAAAAACATTTTTCAAAGTTCTGTCGTTCAGAGACACTTGACGCAGCCTTTTGTTCCCTCAAATGAATATTATCGAGGCGAAGTTGAAATATCCGCTTTTCTAAAAAGGATTTGCGACCTAAAGCCGGATATTTCGAGCATCGTGATTTACGGGTCCAACAACCGGAATTACTACTATCACCCGAAAAGGCGCTGGAATTCGTCTTACGACGGTACTCAAGAGCAGTGGTATCAAGAGGCGGTAGCCAAGGACGGGGCGTGGGTGTTAAGCGGACCGAGAGAGGACAGACAGCTGTATAACAAATTTGATAAAAGACCTGAGCAGGTGGTGACGTTCAGCCGCGTCATTAAAAATTTGAAAACGCTGGACCCTATCGGGGTCCTTGCCATCAACGTCGAAATTGAAACCCTTGAACATTTAACGGGAGTGGATACTGGCGAGAACAACCTGGTCATTTTAGATAAAGAAGGAAAGCCTGTTGTGGCGAGTGAAGAGTTAAGCAAATGGGAGAACAGAGATGAGTTGTTGCAAGTGAGTACAGTGTCACCCGTGACGGGTTGGACCTCGACTTATTTTGCCGATAAAACCGAGCTGGTTAAAAAATCTAAACACATTCGCAACTTTATGATAGGCTTGACGGTTTTGCTCCTTGTCATGGCGCTTTTTCTGGCGAATTACATCTCTTCGGGAATTGTGAAACCGCTGTCCCGTTTAAAGTTAAAAATGAAAGATGTCGAAAAAGGAAACTTTAACAGCTGGCAAGCTGTACCTGTGAGTCAAAGGGATGAAGTGGGGGAGTTGACGCAAGGGTTTAATCACATGGTCGAACAGATCGAGGCGTTAGTAAACGAAATTCAAGAGCGTGAGCGGCAAAAAAGGGAGACAGAGTTAAGTGCGTTACAGGCGAGAATCAATCCCCATTTCATGTACAATACGTTGAACGGCATGCGGTGGATGGCCCTCATGGAGGGGAATCAACGCTTGGCGGAGTTGATCAGTTCGTTTGTCTACCTTTTAAAATTTAGCGCTAAAAACCAAGACAATTTGATTACGCTAGAACACGAGACCCGTCTGCTGAAGTACTACGTAGATTTGATGAAAATGCGGCATGAGCCGTTTGAATTTCGGATACGGATGGGCGAATGCATGAACGACCACAAGGTCGTGCCGTTTCTGTTGCAACCGATCGTAGAAAATGCCATTTTTCACGGTATCGCTCCGTTGAAGAGAAAAGGGAACATCGATGTCGATTTATACGTTCAGGACGGGATGAACGTCGCCGTCGTCCGCGATGACGGTGTCGGGATGGAGCAGAAACAAACTGAATCATTGCTGTCGGACGAGCAGAAAGACGGGCACGGCGAGCATTTTAACAAAATCGGTTTAAAAAATGTGTGTGACCGGTTGCGGTTGCAATTCGGTTCACCTGCTTCTTTAGATGTGACGAGCAAACCGGGCTGTGGTACAGAAGTTCGCGTCATCTGGCCAATTACTGTGAGAAAGTAG
- a CDS encoding mandelate racemase/muconate lactonizing enzyme family protein, whose translation MKIQRIDVFPLIFPMKRNFSISGGSVGSKESGATHVYVKITADDGTVGWGEARPSRRWSYETLESVTSTIRKYLGPALIGKSPLCFKTLHQRMNLEIASGTTIGQPIAKSAIDLALHDLAARSENKPLPGVWQEAIPGPVKLSYLISTSDPEEAAQLASKAKAEGYKGLDVKVGLTPKRDIDVIRAVKEAAPDLFFRVDANQAYTLSQAIQLAKNMEAVGVDVFEQPLPAGDLFGHARLRARAGVPIALDESVWSPRDVVNAVRTEAADTIVIKTSKMRGLYYARLCGLIAREAGLDLLGGGLTESTIGLTASAYLFGALNITTPVDLNGPLFLADDAVHSGTTIRDGCIHFPNDVGIGCTIDEEKIVKYRAQL comes from the coding sequence ATGAAAATTCAAAGGATAGATGTGTTTCCGCTCATCTTCCCGATGAAGCGCAATTTTTCCATTTCCGGCGGTTCGGTTGGAAGTAAAGAGAGCGGTGCGACTCACGTTTATGTCAAAATAACAGCAGATGACGGAACAGTCGGGTGGGGAGAGGCCCGACCGAGTCGCAGGTGGAGCTATGAAACACTGGAGAGTGTTACGAGTACGATCCGCAAGTATTTAGGCCCTGCCCTCATAGGAAAAAGTCCGCTCTGTTTTAAAACGTTACACCAAAGGATGAACCTAGAAATCGCATCCGGAACGACGATCGGTCAGCCCATTGCCAAGTCGGCCATTGATCTCGCTTTACACGACCTAGCAGCCAGAAGCGAAAACAAACCGTTGCCCGGAGTCTGGCAAGAGGCTATCCCCGGTCCTGTTAAACTGTCTTACTTAATTAGTACAAGCGACCCAGAAGAAGCCGCTCAGTTAGCGTCAAAGGCGAAAGCAGAAGGTTACAAAGGGTTAGATGTCAAAGTAGGGTTAACCCCAAAAAGGGACATTGATGTCATTAGAGCCGTCAAAGAAGCGGCCCCTGATCTCTTTTTCCGAGTGGACGCCAACCAGGCTTACACGCTGAGTCAAGCGATTCAGTTGGCAAAAAACATGGAAGCTGTCGGGGTCGATGTGTTCGAGCAACCCCTCCCTGCAGGCGATTTGTTCGGCCACGCAAGGTTGAGAGCCCGAGCTGGCGTCCCTATCGCCCTTGATGAAAGTGTGTGGTCCCCCCGGGACGTCGTGAATGCCGTCCGTACAGAAGCAGCAGATACGATCGTCATCAAAACGTCCAAAATGAGGGGCCTGTATTACGCCCGCCTTTGTGGTCTAATCGCCCGGGAAGCTGGTCTGGATTTACTCGGCGGCGGGTTGACTGAATCGACCATCGGCCTCACCGCCAGCGCCTACTTATTCGGAGCCCTCAACATTACGACCCCTGTTGATTTGAACGGTCCTCTTTTTCTGGCTGACGATGCGGTTCACTCCGGCACCACAATTCGTGACGGATGTATCCACTTTCCCAATGATGTCGGAATCGGTTGCACAATTGACGAAGAGAAAATTGTGAAATATCGTGCCCAACTGTAA
- a CDS encoding response regulator, whose product MNVLLVEDELLVRSGMKSIVDWESNGFKLVADVSHGKEALAVLEQEHVDIVITDIRMPVMDGLELIETIREKGIPCEIVVLSSYDDFQYVRQAMKFGVRDYIHKPMLTPDEMIETLKKVADELIKQQSLEQYRQLIVDAADESRQLVLKKVAQKALRGPVALDPKLAEMLDGHYVVDGTFFLGLLCTCDHQRIWEGLQPLNAEDAVNQSLRAVWNEKTRDEILFFRQVDNWVFFYRLNNVIGSTVL is encoded by the coding sequence GTGAACGTGTTGCTAGTGGAAGATGAGTTACTCGTGCGTTCTGGGATGAAGTCAATTGTCGACTGGGAATCGAACGGTTTTAAGTTGGTTGCCGATGTTTCACACGGAAAGGAAGCGTTAGCCGTTCTCGAGCAAGAGCACGTCGATATTGTCATAACAGATATCCGGATGCCGGTCATGGACGGGCTAGAACTGATTGAAACTATACGGGAAAAGGGAATCCCTTGTGAAATTGTTGTGTTAAGCAGTTACGACGACTTCCAATACGTGCGCCAAGCGATGAAATTCGGGGTTCGGGACTACATACACAAACCGATGTTGACCCCGGACGAAATGATTGAAACGTTAAAAAAGGTAGCAGACGAACTGATCAAACAGCAATCCCTTGAACAGTACCGCCAGCTCATCGTAGATGCAGCAGACGAGAGTCGCCAACTCGTATTAAAAAAAGTGGCACAAAAGGCGCTCCGTGGGCCGGTGGCGTTAGACCCTAAACTAGCGGAAATGTTAGATGGACATTATGTTGTAGACGGAACCTTTTTCCTTGGTTTGCTCTGCACTTGCGATCACCAGCGGATATGGGAGGGCCTGCAACCACTGAATGCGGAAGACGCTGTGAATCAATCGCTCCGCGCTGTCTGGAATGAAAAGACCCGCGATGAGATCTTGTTTTTTAGGCAAGTTGACAACTGGGTATTTTTTTACCGGTTGAACAATGTGATCGGTTCAACCGTTTTATAA
- the hemL gene encoding glutamate-1-semialdehyde 2,1-aminomutase produces the protein MSLDFPQSAANFEKAQKVMPGGVNSPVRAYKAVDMTPIAIERGTGSRVYDIDGHEYIDYVLSYGPLILGHAPEPVVEALKAATEKGTSFGAPTELETKMAELVTSIVPSLETVRMVNSGTEATMSALRLARGYTGRSKILKFAGCYHGHADSLLIKAGSGVATLGLPDSPGVPKSTAEHTVTVPYNDLDSVRIAFEKFGDDIAAVIVEPVAGNMGTVPPLPGFLEGLREVTTEFGALLIFDEVMTGFRVSYGGAQSYYRVTPDITTLGKVIGGGLPVGAYGGKRDIVEQVAPSGPIYQAGTLSGNPLAMTAGYTTLRELGKPGVYDDLISKTKRLAEGFREAAEDVGVPCQVNQVGTMLTCFFTDGPVTNYEEASQVDKKRFAAYFRRMIEQGIMIAPSPFETMFMSTAHTDSDIEQTVAAHRKALESLR, from the coding sequence GTGTCTCTCGATTTTCCCCAATCTGCAGCTAATTTTGAAAAAGCTCAAAAAGTCATGCCAGGTGGTGTGAACAGTCCGGTGCGGGCCTACAAGGCAGTCGACATGACACCGATTGCCATCGAACGGGGTACAGGTTCCCGCGTATACGACATCGACGGTCACGAATATATTGATTACGTGTTGTCCTACGGTCCCCTCATCCTCGGGCACGCCCCTGAACCGGTCGTCGAGGCACTCAAAGCGGCAACCGAAAAAGGGACCAGTTTCGGGGCACCGACTGAACTGGAAACGAAGATGGCTGAACTCGTGACTAGTATCGTCCCTTCTTTAGAGACCGTGCGAATGGTGAACTCTGGGACCGAGGCGACGATGAGTGCGTTGCGCTTGGCGCGAGGGTACACCGGCCGAAGCAAAATATTGAAATTTGCAGGTTGTTACCACGGCCATGCCGACAGTCTATTGATTAAAGCCGGTTCAGGTGTGGCGACCCTCGGCCTCCCCGACAGCCCCGGCGTGCCTAAAAGTACTGCGGAACATACCGTGACGGTTCCTTACAACGACTTGGACAGTGTCCGGATCGCCTTTGAAAAATTCGGCGATGACATTGCGGCAGTCATTGTCGAACCTGTAGCGGGCAACATGGGGACAGTCCCGCCTCTTCCTGGATTTCTGGAAGGGTTGCGGGAAGTGACGACGGAGTTCGGGGCCTTGCTCATTTTCGACGAAGTGATGACGGGATTCCGCGTCAGTTACGGAGGAGCCCAAAGCTATTATCGTGTCACTCCCGACATTACAACCCTTGGCAAAGTGATCGGCGGCGGATTGCCGGTCGGGGCGTACGGCGGGAAGCGCGACATAGTGGAACAGGTAGCCCCTTCCGGTCCTATCTACCAGGCGGGAACACTGTCGGGGAATCCGCTGGCGATGACGGCCGGTTACACCACCTTGCGGGAATTGGGGAAACCGGGTGTGTATGACGATTTAATCAGCAAAACGAAGCGGTTGGCGGAAGGGTTTCGCGAAGCGGCGGAAGATGTGGGCGTCCCGTGTCAGGTCAATCAAGTCGGGACGATGCTGACGTGCTTCTTTACAGATGGGCCGGTGACGAATTACGAGGAAGCGTCCCAAGTGGACAAAAAACGCTTTGCCGCGTACTTCCGCCGCATGATTGAACAGGGAATTATGATTGCTCCGTCTCCGTTTGAGACGATGTTCATGTCTACGGCGCACACGGACTCCGACATTGAACAAACGGTTGCAGCCCATCGAAAGGCGTTAGAAAGTTTAAGGTAA